A section of the Streptomyces sp. NBC_00178 genome encodes:
- a CDS encoding ThiF family adenylyltransferase gives MHPMLKPALRRAWRGRNTVQFGVTPAHAVTLGPMDIATGSFLELLDGTRGLPLLREEARALDLSDRHVDILVSRLAEAGLLDDPGAGGAEAEALRRRAETLERQRPDAASLSVVHPAPGGGLRTLAARRSMRVQVRGAGRVGAMIAAVLSSSGVGRVDVLDGGRTEPSDVAPGGLPAESVGERRDTAARQLVRRSAVGRPPRSDGPGGSPAGGEPALSLIVVAPRDGLAVHAPDPDIAAPWIASGTPHLYAGVVEATGVVGPLVLPGGTGCAGCLALHRAERDPQWPRMLAQWRSGRRTAVQACDLGLATAVSGLAAAHALSFLDGELPASTGTRWEAAMPMLDWRSARLGPHLDCACGAAGHTEGELTSATGSPQDTMAG, from the coding sequence ATGCATCCGATGCTGAAGCCCGCACTCCGGCGCGCCTGGCGCGGACGGAACACCGTGCAATTCGGTGTGACGCCCGCGCATGCGGTGACTCTGGGTCCGATGGATATCGCCACGGGAAGTTTTCTGGAACTCCTTGACGGAACACGCGGACTGCCGCTTCTCCGTGAAGAGGCCAGAGCGCTGGATCTGTCGGACCGTCATGTGGACATTCTCGTTTCACGCCTCGCGGAAGCCGGACTGCTCGACGATCCCGGTGCGGGCGGCGCGGAAGCCGAGGCGCTGCGCCGGCGGGCCGAGACCCTGGAGCGGCAACGCCCGGACGCCGCGTCGCTCTCCGTCGTGCACCCGGCTCCGGGCGGCGGGCTGCGCACCCTGGCCGCACGACGCTCGATGCGCGTGCAGGTGCGGGGCGCCGGAAGGGTGGGGGCGATGATCGCGGCGGTCCTCTCCTCATCCGGTGTCGGCAGGGTCGATGTGCTCGACGGAGGCCGCACGGAGCCCTCGGACGTCGCACCCGGAGGGCTCCCGGCGGAATCGGTGGGAGAGCGGCGCGACACGGCGGCCCGGCAGCTCGTGCGCCGGTCCGCGGTGGGGAGGCCTCCCCGGTCGGACGGCCCGGGTGGATCCCCGGCGGGAGGCGAGCCCGCGCTCTCCCTGATCGTGGTGGCCCCCAGGGACGGCCTCGCGGTCCACGCTCCCGACCCGGACATCGCCGCACCCTGGATCGCCTCGGGAACACCGCACCTGTACGCGGGTGTGGTGGAGGCCACAGGGGTGGTCGGTCCGCTGGTGCTCCCCGGTGGCACGGGCTGTGCGGGCTGTCTGGCGCTGCACCGGGCGGAGCGGGATCCCCAGTGGCCCCGGATGCTCGCGCAGTGGAGGTCGGGACGGCGCACGGCGGTGCAGGCGTGCGATCTCGGACTGGCCACCGCCGTGTCCGGACTCGCAGCGGCCCATGCGCTGTCCTTCCTCGACGGAGAGCTGCCGGCGAGCACGGGCACGCGGTGGGAGGCCGCCATGCCCATGCTGGACTGGCGATCGGCTCGGCTCGGCCCCCACCTCGACTGCGCCTGCGGTGCTGCCGGGCACACTGAGGGGGAGCTCACCTCCGCGACCGGCTCCCCGCAGGACACAATGGCCGGGTGA